A window from Cytobacillus sp. FSL H8-0458 encodes these proteins:
- a CDS encoding PDZ domain-containing protein, producing the protein MIEEWIFEFFKGTGKLLLNPVFYYLFFVAAFLGISRVKRERKDFSVRAENAYFELRQLLPLGILAGLAVSVVMVGAGLVLPLETIVLTAALTFLWSLTAKVRWMAPVYTLGFAFFATMFAFEQQWPLPSFAQSAADLDASIFPSIAVLLALLVITEGFLIIRNGRKGTSPRLVKSKRGQTIGIHESRRIWMVPVFLLIPGEVLQLPFEWWPMIPIGGETYSLILVPFSIGFHQRIQGTLPKEATALLGQRISVFGILLLLISSAGYWYPLAAVGAAALAIIGREFISLRQRMAEDQAPFYFSKRNQGIMVLGVVPDSPADKMSLGVGEVVTKVNGVKIHDEKGFYEALQKNGAHCKLEVFDVNGQVRFVQRALYEGDHHELGLLFVQDEKKWDSEAV; encoded by the coding sequence TTGATAGAGGAGTGGATTTTTGAGTTTTTTAAAGGAACGGGAAAGCTGCTGTTGAATCCGGTATTTTATTACCTGTTTTTTGTGGCAGCCTTTTTAGGCATTTCCCGTGTAAAGCGCGAGCGAAAGGACTTTTCGGTCCGCGCTGAAAATGCTTATTTTGAGCTGAGGCAGCTTCTTCCCCTGGGGATTCTGGCTGGTCTTGCCGTGAGCGTGGTGATGGTGGGAGCGGGACTTGTTCTGCCATTGGAGACGATTGTGCTTACTGCTGCTCTAACATTCCTGTGGAGCTTAACGGCAAAAGTGAGATGGATGGCTCCTGTTTATACGCTGGGCTTTGCCTTTTTCGCCACAATGTTTGCTTTTGAACAGCAATGGCCATTGCCGTCATTCGCCCAGTCAGCAGCAGATCTTGACGCGTCCATCTTCCCATCCATCGCTGTTCTCCTTGCCCTTCTTGTTATCACGGAAGGCTTCCTGATTATAAGAAACGGCCGGAAAGGGACATCTCCCAGACTTGTAAAAAGTAAACGGGGACAAACTATAGGCATTCACGAGTCCAGAAGAATCTGGATGGTGCCAGTGTTTCTATTGATTCCGGGAGAGGTCCTGCAGCTGCCGTTTGAGTGGTGGCCAATGATACCGATTGGCGGTGAAACGTATTCACTCATTCTTGTCCCCTTTTCAATAGGGTTTCATCAGCGAATCCAAGGTACGCTTCCTAAAGAGGCAACAGCGCTGCTTGGACAAAGAATCAGCGTTTTTGGCATACTTCTTTTGCTGATTTCTTCTGCAGGCTACTGGTATCCGCTTGCTGCTGTGGGTGCAGCTGCACTTGCGATCATCGGGCGTGAATTCATCTCGCTCCGCCAGAGAATGGCAGAGGATCAGGCGCCGTTTTATTTCTCCAAGCGTAATCAGGGAATCATGGTACTCGGAGTAGTCCCCGATTCACCAGCTGATAAAATGTCTCTTGGAGTGGGAGAGGTTGTTACAAAAGTCAATGGCGTAAAAATCCATGATGAGAAAGGCTTCTATGAAGCCCTGCAAAAGAACGGGGCGCACTGTAAACTCGAGGTCTTTGATGTGAACGGACAGGTTCGTTTCGTTCAGCGTGCTCTTTATGAAGGTGACCATCATGAACTTGGGCTGCTGTTTGTACAGGATGAGAAAAAGTGGGATAGTGAAGCGGTTTAA
- a CDS encoding S41 family peptidase gives MSRKWIAVLMTGSLLTGAGGTYAGMQWLAKEAPQTVAPNQLLDSKENGKQLDQEKVEKMETAYQLILNSYVEKVEEKQLVEGAIQGMLATLEDPYSVYMDEETAKQFSDTLESSFEGIGAEVSMVDGKIIIVAPFKDSPAEKAGLKPKDEILKVDGESVKGLDLYKATMKIRGKKGTKVKLEVARQGLKEPLKVEVKRDEIPQVTVYSEIKKERGKEVGYLEITSFSEDTSKEFAKQLSEMEQEGIEGLVIDVRGNPGGLLTSVQEILKELVTADKPYLQIEKRNGEKMRYFSTLEKPKSYPIAVLVDKGSASASEILAGALKEAEGYAIIGEKSFGKGTVQQPVPMGDGSNIKLTLFKWLTPDGNWIHNKGIKPTLEVKQPDIYQTHPLQVEKPLIIDMNNEMVKNAQEILAGLGYAPGRTDGYFNDSTEAAVKVFQQQKKLEATGWIDKKTAAALEQAALEEMKKEQNDLQLQTALRYIAK, from the coding sequence ATGAGCAGAAAGTGGATCGCTGTCCTGATGACGGGATCATTGCTGACAGGGGCTGGCGGTACATATGCAGGCATGCAGTGGCTGGCAAAGGAAGCTCCGCAGACAGTAGCCCCAAATCAATTACTAGATTCCAAGGAAAACGGAAAACAGTTAGATCAAGAGAAGGTTGAAAAGATGGAAACGGCCTATCAGCTGATTTTGAATAGCTATGTGGAAAAAGTAGAGGAAAAGCAGCTCGTGGAGGGAGCCATCCAGGGCATGCTTGCAACCCTCGAGGACCCATACTCTGTTTATATGGATGAAGAAACGGCCAAACAATTCAGTGATACATTGGAATCTTCTTTTGAAGGAATCGGGGCTGAAGTCAGCATGGTGGACGGGAAAATCATTATTGTGGCGCCTTTTAAGGATTCACCGGCTGAAAAAGCGGGGCTCAAGCCAAAAGATGAAATCTTAAAAGTAGATGGGGAAAGTGTGAAGGGTCTTGATTTATATAAAGCGACCATGAAGATCCGCGGAAAAAAAGGCACAAAGGTAAAGCTTGAAGTTGCGCGCCAGGGACTAAAGGAGCCTTTAAAGGTAGAAGTAAAAAGAGATGAAATTCCTCAAGTTACTGTTTACTCAGAAATCAAGAAGGAAAGAGGAAAAGAGGTTGGGTATCTGGAGATCACCTCCTTTTCTGAAGATACATCCAAAGAATTTGCGAAACAGCTGAGTGAAATGGAGCAGGAAGGGATCGAAGGGCTTGTCATTGATGTGCGCGGAAATCCTGGCGGCCTCCTGACCTCTGTTCAGGAAATCCTGAAGGAATTAGTTACGGCTGACAAACCATATTTGCAGATTGAAAAGCGAAATGGGGAGAAGATGAGGTATTTTTCCACACTTGAAAAGCCAAAAAGCTATCCGATTGCCGTTCTTGTGGATAAAGGAAGCGCCTCTGCATCGGAGATTCTGGCCGGCGCCCTAAAGGAAGCGGAGGGTTATGCCATTATCGGTGAGAAATCATTTGGAAAGGGGACTGTTCAGCAGCCTGTTCCGATGGGTGACGGCAGCAATATCAAGCTCACTTTATTTAAATGGCTAACGCCAGACGGAAACTGGATTCATAACAAAGGTATCAAACCTACCCTTGAGGTAAAACAGCCGGACATCTATCAAACTCATCCTTTGCAGGTGGAGAAGCCTTTGATAATCGATATGAATAATGAAATGGTGAAGAATGCACAGGAAATTCTGGCCGGGCTTGGATATGCCCCGGGCCGGACAGATGGCTATTTCAATGATTCCACTGAAGCAGCAGTGAAAGTCTTTCAGCAGCAAAAAAAGCTTGAAGCAACCGGCTGGATAGACAAGAAAACCGCAGCAGCGCTTGAACAGGCCGCCCTCGAAGAAATGAAAAAAGAGCAGAACGATCTTCAGCTGCAGACGGCTTTGAGATATATAGCCAAATAG
- a CDS encoding murein hydrolase activator EnvC family protein codes for MKKSIITLSLAAVLGFGSITVGMPIEKASAANKINELNSQKDKINQQRSGVESKINDTDKQLSENQGEQQSVQSEIERLDKAISDALAKIEEKNQEIADTKKEIEKLEAEIKVLVERIKKRNELLKDRARNYQETGGMVSYIDVLMGAQSFGDFVERVGAVATIVEADQEILQAHQADKDELEKKQNQVKEELASLETMRAELESMKKSLNAQKAEKDKLLASLKHEEEEMHAHKLELAEENEILAAQEAAIQKAIKLEQERQAEAARQAEAAKQAELARQKAAAEAAKKSSSSAGSSSSAGSSSSSDSGSSSSPQVSAPSVASGAWTRPASGRLSSGFGSRSLGDHFGVDIAAGGTVPIVAAADGVVIRSYYSSSYGNAIFIAHSVGGQTYTTVYAHMRSRSVGSGQTVSKGQQIGIMGNTGQSYGQHLHFELHRGSWNAAKSNAINPVGIVPL; via the coding sequence TTGAAGAAATCCATCATCACCTTATCATTAGCTGCCGTTCTGGGTTTTGGCAGCATAACAGTTGGGATGCCTATTGAGAAGGCGTCTGCAGCAAATAAAATAAATGAGTTAAACAGCCAAAAAGACAAAATAAACCAGCAGCGTTCCGGAGTAGAGTCGAAAATTAACGATACAGATAAACAGCTTAGCGAAAACCAGGGCGAGCAGCAATCTGTACAAAGTGAGATTGAGCGTCTGGATAAAGCGATCAGTGATGCTTTAGCTAAAATTGAAGAAAAGAATCAAGAGATTGCAGATACTAAAAAGGAAATTGAGAAACTTGAAGCAGAAATTAAAGTATTAGTAGAGCGCATCAAAAAGCGTAATGAACTATTAAAAGACCGTGCACGCAACTACCAGGAAACTGGCGGAATGGTGAGCTATATTGATGTTTTAATGGGTGCGCAGAGCTTTGGAGATTTTGTTGAACGGGTTGGAGCAGTTGCAACAATCGTAGAAGCTGACCAGGAAATTTTACAAGCGCATCAGGCGGATAAAGACGAGCTTGAGAAAAAACAGAATCAGGTAAAAGAAGAGCTTGCCTCTTTAGAAACAATGCGTGCCGAGCTTGAAAGCATGAAAAAGAGCTTAAACGCTCAAAAAGCAGAGAAAGATAAGCTGCTTGCATCCTTAAAGCATGAAGAAGAGGAAATGCATGCCCATAAGCTTGAACTAGCTGAAGAAAATGAGATTCTTGCAGCCCAGGAAGCGGCAATTCAAAAAGCGATCAAGCTAGAGCAGGAAAGACAAGCAGAGGCAGCAAGACAAGCAGAGGCAGCAAAACAAGCTGAACTGGCAAGACAAAAGGCTGCAGCAGAAGCGGCTAAGAAGAGCTCTTCATCAGCGGGAAGCAGTTCATCAGCGGGAAGCAGCTCATCATCTGACAGCGGATCATCAAGCAGCCCGCAGGTATCTGCACCTTCTGTAGCAAGCGGAGCCTGGACAAGACCAGCATCAGGAAGACTTTCTTCCGGTTTCGGCAGCCGTTCATTAGGCGATCATTTTGGAGTAGATATTGCTGCAGGCGGAACAGTTCCAATTGTGGCTGCAGCAGATGGTGTTGTCATCCGTTCATATTACTCCAGCAGCTACGGAAATGCGATTTTTATTGCTCACTCTGTAGGCGGACAAACGTATACTACTGTATATGCTCACATGAGAAGCCGTTCTGTCGGCTCTGGCCAGACAGTTTCTAAAGGCCAGCAAATCGGTATCATGGGCAATACTGGACAATCTTACGGCCAGCATCTGCACTTTGAACTTCACAGAGGTTCTTGGAATGCAGCAAAATCAAATGCGATTAATCCTGTAGGCATTGTGCCTCTATAA
- the ftsX gene encoding permease-like cell division protein FtsX, with translation MKARTLGRHFRESFKSLGRNGWMTFASASAVTVTLILVGVFFVIMMNLNKVATTIEEDVEIRVHIDVAANEQDQEVLRQKIEGIPEVKTVEYSTKEKELDSLINSLGEEGEAFKLFEQDNPLNDVFIVKTKNPADTMKAAKQIEKMEYAAKVKYGQGQVEKLFNFINAGRNVGLVLIIGLLFTAMFLISNTIKITIMSRRKEIEIMRLVGATNSFIRWPFFLEGLWLGLLGSIIPIALVSSAYYYAYDYLAPKLEGHFVKLLEFSPFVYQISGLLILMGALIGVWGSLMSVRKFLKV, from the coding sequence ATGAAAGCTAGAACATTGGGCCGGCACTTCCGCGAAAGTTTTAAAAGTCTCGGGCGAAACGGCTGGATGACATTTGCTTCGGCAAGTGCGGTGACGGTAACCCTCATTTTAGTTGGTGTATTTTTCGTCATTATGATGAATCTCAACAAGGTGGCTACAACCATTGAAGAGGACGTGGAAATCCGCGTTCACATCGATGTCGCTGCAAATGAGCAGGATCAGGAAGTTTTACGGCAAAAAATCGAAGGAATACCCGAAGTCAAAACAGTTGAATACTCAACTAAGGAAAAAGAGCTTGATAGCTTAATAAACAGCCTTGGTGAAGAAGGCGAAGCCTTCAAACTGTTTGAACAGGATAATCCGCTGAACGATGTATTTATCGTAAAGACGAAAAACCCGGCAGACACGATGAAAGCTGCAAAGCAGATTGAAAAAATGGAATATGCGGCAAAAGTAAAATATGGGCAGGGACAGGTTGAAAAACTATTCAACTTTATCAATGCCGGACGAAACGTAGGCCTTGTGCTGATTATCGGCTTATTATTCACTGCCATGTTCCTGATTTCCAATACTATTAAGATTACGATTATGTCACGTAGAAAAGAAATTGAGATTATGAGATTGGTAGGAGCAACCAACTCGTTCATCAGATGGCCATTCTTCCTTGAAGGGTTATGGCTTGGGCTGCTCGGATCCATTATTCCAATTGCGCTTGTTTCATCAGCATACTATTACGCCTATGATTATTTGGCGCCAAAGCTTGAAGGACATTTTGTCAAGCTGCTGGAGTTCAGTCCGTTTGTCTATCAGATTTCCGGACTTCTTATCCTGATGGGTGCTCTCATTGGTGTATGGGGAAGCTTAATGTCAGTCAGAAAGTTCCTGAAAGTATAA
- the ftsE gene encoding cell division ATP-binding protein FtsE, protein MIEMKDVYKRYPNGVTAASGIDIHIKQGEFVYVVGPSGAGKSTFIKMMYREEKPSSGTITIDGVNLASLKNAKVPLMRRKIGVVFQDFKLLQTLTVYENVAFALEVIEEHPKNIKKQVMETLDLVGLKHKARMLPTELSGGEQQRVSIARSIVNSPKVVIADEPTGNLDPDTSWEIMNIFDEINTRGTTVVMATHNKEIVNTIKHRVIAIEGGRIVRDEQRGDYGYES, encoded by the coding sequence ATGATCGAAATGAAAGACGTATATAAGAGATACCCCAATGGCGTTACAGCTGCCAGCGGGATAGATATCCATATTAAGCAAGGTGAGTTTGTTTATGTAGTAGGGCCAAGTGGTGCCGGTAAATCCACTTTTATCAAAATGATGTACCGGGAAGAAAAGCCTTCGAGCGGAACGATCACCATTGACGGAGTGAATCTGGCTTCATTGAAGAATGCAAAGGTGCCGCTTATGCGCCGTAAAATCGGTGTCGTTTTCCAGGACTTTAAACTCCTGCAGACACTGACTGTCTATGAAAATGTCGCTTTTGCTCTTGAGGTAATTGAAGAGCATCCGAAGAACATTAAAAAACAAGTTATGGAAACATTGGACCTTGTAGGTTTAAAACATAAAGCAAGGATGCTTCCGACCGAATTATCAGGCGGGGAGCAGCAGCGTGTTTCCATCGCCAGATCAATTGTAAACTCTCCAAAGGTCGTAATAGCGGACGAGCCTACAGGAAACCTTGACCCGGATACCTCATGGGAAATCATGAACATCTTCGATGAAATCAACACGAGAGGAACGACTGTGGTCATGGCAACTCATAATAAAGAAATTGTTAACACGATTAAGCACCGCGTTATTGCCATTGAAGGCGGAAGAATTGTGCGTGACGAGCAAAGAGGTGATTACGGCTATGAAAGCTAG
- the cccB gene encoding cytochrome c551 translates to MKKKLLALLMGTSLVLAACGGGDDAAEDKDTSTNGGGETTTDTADAGDAQKLYEQKCSSCHGANLEGGVGPALDKIGANLSQEDIENTIANGKGAMPKGLLQGEEASAVASWLAGKK, encoded by the coding sequence GTGAAAAAGAAGCTATTAGCATTACTAATGGGTACATCTTTAGTTCTTGCAGCCTGCGGCGGCGGAGACGATGCTGCTGAAGACAAGGACACTTCTACAAACGGCGGCGGTGAAACAACAACTGATACGGCTGACGCTGGCGATGCACAAAAGCTTTATGAACAGAAATGTTCAAGCTGCCACGGTGCAAACCTTGAAGGCGGTGTAGGGCCTGCACTTGATAAAATCGGTGCAAACCTATCACAGGAAGATATTGAAAACACGATAGCTAACGGTAAAGGAGCAATGCCTAAAGGATTGCTTCAGGGAGAAGAAGCTTCTGCTGTAGCATCTTGGCTAGCGGGCAAGAAATAA
- a CDS encoding YitT family protein, whose product MGKYRRGYTYSTKAERLLEYLYVLIGSGIVAVAFNVFLLPNRIASGGVSGISTILDAVFGWEPAYVQWAFNIPLFIAGVLLLGKQFGAKTLAGTIFLPFVVFLTKEYEPWTSDPLLASLFGGIGVGLGLGIVFRGKASTGGTDLAAQIINKYTGLSLGTCVAIIDGLIVLSAAIIFDIEQGLYALIALYVTSKTIDLIQLGFSRTKMALIITEKQSEVREGILNKIDRGVTKLSAYGGYTDHERPVLMCVVDQTEFTKLKQLVQTIDPTAFIIVTDASEVLGEGFKRA is encoded by the coding sequence ATGGGCAAATATAGAAGAGGATATACTTATAGTACAAAAGCGGAGAGATTGCTGGAGTATTTATACGTTTTGATAGGGTCAGGTATTGTAGCGGTCGCGTTTAATGTGTTCTTGCTGCCCAATCGGATTGCATCAGGCGGGGTAAGCGGGATCAGTACGATCCTGGATGCAGTTTTTGGCTGGGAGCCTGCTTATGTACAGTGGGCATTTAATATACCGCTATTTATTGCTGGTGTGCTGCTGCTTGGAAAACAATTTGGGGCAAAGACTCTGGCCGGGACAATCTTCCTGCCGTTTGTTGTTTTTCTGACAAAGGAATATGAGCCATGGACATCTGATCCGCTGCTCGCATCGCTTTTTGGCGGAATTGGCGTCGGTCTTGGTTTAGGAATTGTTTTCAGGGGTAAAGCATCTACAGGAGGGACAGACCTTGCAGCACAGATTATTAACAAGTATACAGGTTTGTCTCTTGGCACTTGTGTTGCGATAATCGATGGTTTGATCGTATTGTCGGCTGCGATTATTTTTGACATAGAGCAGGGGCTGTATGCCTTAATTGCTTTATATGTAACAAGTAAAACAATTGACCTGATCCAGCTTGGTTTCAGCCGGACAAAGATGGCTTTAATCATTACTGAAAAACAAAGTGAAGTTCGTGAAGGAATTTTGAATAAAATTGACCGCGGTGTGACAAAACTATCAGCATACGGTGGTTATACCGACCATGAACGTCCGGTCCTGATGTGTGTGGTGGATCAGACAGAGTTCACAAAATTGAAACAACTGGTTCAAACCATTGATCCTACTGCATTTATCATTGTTACGGATGCTTCTGAGGTGTTGGGCGAGGGTTTCAAACGAGCGTAG
- the prfB gene encoding peptide chain release factor 2 (programmed frameshift): MELADIRNELEKTAKILADFRGSLDLENKEARIAELDDVMLQPGFWDDQQAAQIVISESNSLKDQVVEFHDLYEAFENLELTYELVKEESDAELQADLEEELKDLVKRLNDFELQLLLSEEYDKNNAILELHPGAGGTESQDWGSMLLRMYTRWAEKKGFKVETLDYLPGDEAGIKSVTLSIKGHNAYGYLKAEKGVHRLVRISPFDSSGRRHTSFVSCEVMPEFNDEIEIDIRTEDLKIDTYRASGAGGQHINTTDSAVRITHLPTNVVVTCQTERSQIKNRERAMKMLQAKLYQKKIEEQEAELAEIRGEQKDIGWGSQIRSYVFHPYSMVKDHRTNTEAGNVQGVMDGDLDMFINAYLRSKLILPQD, encoded by the exons ATGGAATTAGCAGATATTCGCAATGAACTTGAAAAAACAGCTAAGATTTTAGCGGACTTTAGGGGGTCTCTT GACTTAGAAAACAAAGAGGCACGCATCGCTGAGCTTGACGATGTCATGCTGCAGCCTGGATTCTGGGATGACCAGCAGGCGGCACAGATTGTGATCAGCGAATCAAACTCACTGAAAGACCAGGTGGTTGAATTCCACGATTTATACGAAGCGTTTGAGAATCTGGAATTAACTTATGAACTCGTAAAAGAAGAGAGCGACGCAGAATTGCAGGCCGATCTTGAGGAAGAGCTTAAGGATTTAGTGAAGCGCCTGAATGATTTCGAGCTTCAGCTTCTTTTAAGCGAAGAATATGATAAAAACAATGCCATTCTTGAACTGCATCCGGGTGCAGGCGGTACCGAGTCACAGGACTGGGGCAGTATGCTGCTTCGCATGTACACACGCTGGGCTGAAAAGAAAGGCTTCAAAGTGGAAACCCTTGATTACCTGCCGGGAGATGAAGCGGGGATCAAGAGTGTTACACTTAGCATCAAGGGACATAATGCTTATGGCTACTTGAAGGCAGAAAAAGGCGTGCACCGCCTTGTCAGGATTTCTCCATTTGATTCATCAGGCCGCCGTCATACTTCATTCGTTTCCTGTGAAGTGATGCCGGAATTCAATGATGAAATTGAAATCGATATCCGTACCGAAGATCTCAAAATCGACACATACCGTGCAAGCGGCGCCGGCGGTCAGCATATCAACACAACTGACTCTGCTGTCCGTATCACCCACTTGCCGACAAATGTCGTGGTAACCTGCCAGACAGAGCGTTCCCAGATCAAAAACCGCGAACGTGCCATGAAGATGCTCCAAGCCAAGCTTTATCAAAAGAAAATCGAGGAACAGGAAGCAGAATTGGCTGAAATCCGCGGTGAGCAAAAAGACATCGGCTGGGGAAGCCAGATCCGTTCCTATGTTTTCCACCCATATTCCATGGTGAAAGACCACCGCACTAACACGGAGGCAGGTAATGTTCAGGGAGTTATGGACGGAGATCTGGATATGTTTATTAACGCATACTTGCGGTCAAAATTAATTTTGCCACAGGATTAA
- the secA gene encoding preprotein translocase subunit SecA, translated as MLGILNKVFDQNKREIKRLTKMAEEIDALASDMEKLSDEQLREKTEEFKARYQKGETVDDLLTEAFAVVREAAKRVLGLYPYPVQLMGGISLHDGNISEMKTGEGKTLTATMPVYLNALTGKGVHVVTVNEYLASRDATEMGLLYEFLGLTVGLNLNGLSKEEKQAAYAADITYSTNNELGFDYLRDNMVLYKEQKVQRPLHYAVIDEVDSILIDEARTPLIISGSAQKSTQLYIQANAFVSRLKKDEDFTYDEKTKGVQLTEEGMTKAEKAFGIDNLFDISHVALNHHITQALKAHSSMHLDVDYVVQDDEIVIVDQFTGRLMKGRRYSDGLHQAIEAKEGLEIQNESMTLATITFQNYFRMYEKLAGMTGTAKTEEEEFRNIYNMNVVVIPTNRPIARDDRADLIYATMDGKFRAVVEDIAERHKKGQPVLVGTVAIETSEIISKYLSKKGVPHNVLNAKNHGREAEIILDAGKQGAVTIATNMAGRGTDIKLGEGVKELGGLCVIGTERHESRRIDNQLRGRSGRQGDPGVTQFYLSMEDELMRRFGSDNMKSMMERLGMDDTQPIQSKMVSRAVESAQKRVEGNNFDARKQLLSYDDVLRQQREILYGQRNEVLESENLREIVEKMIMTSIQRNVEGYAPGHEDEENWNLQGIIDYVNGNLLNEGDLTVNDIRGKDAEEIAETIFAKVKERYNEKEEMLSPEQMREFEKVIVLRAVDSKWMDHIDAMDQLRQGIHLRAYGQTDPLREYQGEGFAMFENMIASIEEDVAKYIMKAEIRNNLERQEVAKGQAVNPKEDGEKVKKKPVVKQMDVGRNDQCICGSGKKYKNCCGAEK; from the coding sequence ATGCTTGGGATTTTAAATAAAGTGTTTGATCAAAATAAACGCGAAATAAAACGCCTCACCAAAATGGCAGAAGAAATCGATGCCCTTGCATCTGATATGGAAAAATTATCGGACGAGCAGCTGCGCGAGAAAACGGAAGAATTCAAAGCCCGCTACCAAAAGGGAGAAACCGTTGATGATCTGCTGACTGAAGCCTTTGCGGTTGTCCGTGAAGCAGCGAAGCGTGTTCTTGGCTTATATCCATATCCGGTTCAGTTAATGGGGGGGATTTCCCTTCATGACGGCAACATTTCCGAGATGAAAACCGGTGAAGGTAAAACCCTCACTGCAACCATGCCGGTTTACCTCAATGCCTTGACAGGAAAAGGTGTACACGTTGTTACAGTCAACGAATACCTTGCAAGCCGTGACGCCACTGAAATGGGTCTGCTTTATGAATTCCTGGGCCTGACTGTTGGCCTTAACTTAAACGGACTTTCCAAAGAAGAAAAGCAGGCTGCCTATGCGGCTGATATCACATACAGCACAAACAATGAGCTTGGATTTGATTACCTTCGCGATAACATGGTTCTTTACAAAGAACAGAAGGTTCAGCGTCCTCTTCACTATGCCGTAATTGATGAAGTTGACTCCATCCTTATTGACGAAGCGCGTACACCGCTGATCATTTCCGGTTCAGCCCAAAAGTCCACACAGCTTTATATTCAGGCAAATGCGTTTGTCAGCCGCCTGAAAAAAGACGAAGATTTCACGTATGATGAAAAAACAAAAGGCGTGCAGCTTACTGAAGAAGGGATGACGAAAGCAGAGAAGGCTTTTGGAATCGACAACCTTTTCGACATTTCACATGTCGCACTTAACCACCATATTACACAGGCACTAAAAGCACATTCCAGCATGCACCTGGATGTTGATTATGTCGTTCAGGACGATGAAATCGTCATCGTTGACCAATTTACCGGCCGTCTGATGAAGGGCCGCCGTTACAGCGATGGGCTTCACCAGGCGATCGAAGCGAAGGAAGGCCTGGAAATCCAGAACGAGAGCATGACCCTTGCTACTATTACTTTCCAGAACTATTTCCGTATGTACGAAAAGCTTGCCGGTATGACGGGTACGGCGAAAACGGAAGAAGAGGAATTCCGCAATATCTACAATATGAACGTTGTGGTGATTCCGACAAACCGTCCGATCGCCCGTGATGACCGTGCTGATTTAATTTATGCAACAATGGATGGCAAATTCCGTGCTGTCGTAGAAGATATTGCCGAGCGTCATAAAAAAGGACAGCCTGTACTCGTCGGTACAGTGGCGATCGAAACATCTGAAATCATCTCTAAATACCTGAGCAAAAAAGGGGTTCCGCATAACGTCCTAAATGCGAAGAACCACGGCCGTGAAGCGGAAATTATCCTGGATGCCGGCAAGCAGGGTGCCGTGACAATTGCCACAAACATGGCAGGACGCGGTACGGATATCAAGCTCGGCGAAGGTGTAAAGGAACTAGGCGGTCTTTGCGTTATTGGAACAGAGCGTCATGAAAGCAGACGTATCGATAACCAGCTCCGCGGACGTTCCGGGCGTCAGGGCGACCCTGGTGTCACGCAGTTCTATCTTTCCATGGAAGATGAATTGATGCGCCGTTTCGGTTCTGACAATATGAAATCAATGATGGAACGCCTTGGAATGGATGACACTCAGCCGATCCAGAGTAAAATGGTTTCCAGAGCCGTTGAATCTGCGCAAAAACGCGTTGAGGGCAATAACTTCGATGCACGTAAGCAGCTTCTTTCTTACGACGATGTTCTCCGTCAGCAGCGTGAGATTCTTTACGGTCAGCGCAACGAAGTTCTGGAGTCTGAGAACTTGAGAGAGATTGTTGAAAAGATGATCATGACCAGCATCCAGCGCAATGTAGAAGGATATGCACCAGGACATGAAGATGAGGAAAACTGGAACCTGCAGGGTATCATTGACTATGTAAATGGAAACCTTCTTAATGAAGGCGACCTTACTGTAAATGACATCCGCGGCAAAGATGCGGAGGAAATCGCCGAGACCATTTTTGCCAAGGTTAAAGAACGCTATAATGAAAAAGAAGAAATGCTTAGCCCTGAACAGATGCGTGAATTTGAAAAAGTTATCGTGCTTCGTGCCGTTGACTCCAAATGGATGGACCACATCGACGCAATGGATCAGCTGCGTCAGGGAATCCACCTGCGTGCGTATGGCCAGACCGATCCGCTTCGTGAGTACCAGGGAGAAGGCTTTGCCATGTTTGAAAACATGATTGCATCCATTGAAGAGGATGTGGCCAAGTACATCATGAAAGCTGAAATCCGCAACAACCTCGAGCGCCAGGAAGTGGCCAAAGGCCAGGCCGTCAACCCTAAAGAAGACGGTGAAAAGGTTAAGAAAAAACCTGTCGTCAAGCAGATGGACGTTGGACGAAACGACCAATGCATCTGCGGCAGCGGAAAGAAATATAAAAACTGCTGTGGTGCAGAGAAATAA